From Epinephelus lanceolatus isolate andai-2023 chromosome 2, ASM4190304v1, whole genome shotgun sequence, one genomic window encodes:
- the wdr93 gene encoding WD repeat-containing protein 93, producing MTRMAETAYLLGTVDDMGVARVFAYHCQSIYLLSVINIMKDVNKRSICLAFELSEGGEYGAASISCNSATCLEVYHFPSEAWLKELETARSHQQDQDSSEDVGVEWSPVALVCKIKPPKVPAGTVLDGSLEALQITDFFTHCLALDIETSSSCQQKKQSFDTDAGKTKETNESPRRCTQHFLLPCGQFPGDTIAKSQPGLPVAVCVWWSGSHNLLQYFLQKAPKNKQDVDPMPDVLWPNSKEILCSAVSTCTRYIALGLNNALVCVWDRLSGSPLSVVCVTAATDSAFFRMQFVDSWPRTADDIQTFTPAKVHLLVLYKSGAIHTVTTGRGAQACTEQLTGRPKDSGDLPTATAPVPFLQSLSLVVQRNGKVLLQDVINKTTVCFLIPPTTHVTATPCNPVYALNSRQQTLFIQGDLDPSRSASSTDGNQSKLFIFRFGEPGIIKQYILPLPDSPREQNTQSCVTLEESCNLYLQQRVLTMGERNKAITETWKQLQETAVI from the exons ATGACCAGAATGGCTGAGACAGCCTATCTGCTCGGCACTGTTGATGATATGG GTGTTGCCAGAGTCTTTGCATATCACTGTCAAAGTATTTACCTCCTCAGTGTTATAAACATCATG AAAGATGTCAACAAAAGGAGCATTTGCTTGGCATTTGAACTGTCTGAAGGGGGAGAGTATGGAGCTGCATCAATCAGCT GTAACAGTGCCACTTGTCTCGAGGTCTATCACTTCCCCTCAGAAGCATGGCTGAAAGAGTTAGAGACGGCACGATCACATCAGCAG GATCAAGACTCATCTGAAGATGTGGGTGTGGAATGGTCACCAGTTGCACTTGTCTGTAAAATCAAGCCACCCAAAGTTCCAGCAG GGACAGTATTGGATGGTTCCCTCGAGGCTTTGCAGATCACAGACTTTTTTACACACTGTTTGGCTCTGGACATAgaaaccagcagcagctgtcaACAGAAGAAACAGTCTTTTGATACAGACGCAggaaaaacaaaggaaacaaaTGAAAGCCCGAG ACGTTGCACCCAGCACTTTCTTCTGCCTTGTGGTCAGTTTCCTGGCGACACTATAGCAAAGTCTCAGCCAG GATtgcctgttgctgtgtgtgtgtggtggagtgGCAGCCACAATCTTCTTCAGTATTTTCTGCAAAAAGCTCCAAAGAACAAACAAG ATGTGGATCCCATGCCAGATGTATTATGGCCAAATTCAAAGGAaatcctctgctctgctgttaGTACATGCACCCGTTACATAGCTCTTGGGCTCAATAATGCTCTGGTATGTGTGTGGGACAGGCTATCTG GGTCTCCTCTGTCTGTTGtctgtgtgacagcagcaacagacagCGCTTTCTTCAGGATGCAGTTTGTGGATTCCTGGCCTCGGACTGCTGATGATATCCAGACTTTTACCCCAGCAAAAGTCCATCTTTTGGTGTTGTATAAAAGTGGAGCAATTCATACAGTCACCACAGGACGAGGGGCACAAGCCTGCACAGAACAGCTCACTGGAAG GCCTAAAGACAGCGGGGACCTTCCAACTGCCACTGCACCAGTGCCATTCCTGCAGAGTTTG TCGCTTGTGGTGCAAAGAAATGGGAAAGTGTTGCTCCAGGATGTCATCAACAAAACCACTGTGTGCTTCTTGATTCCTCCCACAACTCATGTGACTGCCACTCCGTGCAATCCTGTTTATGCTCTGAACTCCAGACAGCAGACTCTGTTCATTCAAG GTGACCTGGACCCCAGCCGCAGTGCGTCTTCTACAGATGGAAACCAAAGTAAGCTTTTCATCTTCCGATTTGGAGAGCCTGGCATCATCAAGCAGTATATCCTTCCACTTCCAGACTCTCCACgagaacaaaacacacagagctgtgtcACTCTAGAGGAATCCTGCAATCTCTACCTCCAGCAAAG AGTGCTGACTATGGGTGAAAGGAACAAAGCCATAACAGAGACATGGAAGCAGCTACAGGAAACTGCGGTGATATAA